Proteins from one Homalodisca vitripennis isolate AUS2020 chromosome 3, UT_GWSS_2.1, whole genome shotgun sequence genomic window:
- the LOC124357328 gene encoding serine protease inhibitor I/II-like: MKTSIVLTCVCVCMLLLIQPGEAGQSQSKVPQICAPGSTFKEACNTCNCNDLGTSKTCTRELCDP; this comes from the exons ATGAAGACTTCCATCGTCCtaacatgtgtgtgtgtatgcatgCTACTTCTGATTCAGCCGG GTGAGGCAGGACAAAGCCAGTCGAAGGTTCCACAG ATATGTGCACCGGGGTCTACATTCAAGGAGGCCTGCAACACCTGTAACTGTAACGACCTTGGCACCTCCAAGACATGCACCAGGGAACTGTGTGACCCCTGA